In Candidatus Thermoplasmatota archaeon, the genomic stretch GGTAGAAGTCTTCACTGGACTTCTACCTCTATGACGAACGTTGCACAAACATCAATCTTATCCCAGGATCTACTACATTCCAGTTCAAGTGTTGTAGAACCGGTTTTCTCTGCTGTAAACACCCAGATGTCGTTCCCAAAATCACCTAACATACCTGATGGCTGGCTATCGTATCGTTCTGTGAGACTCAACACTGTTTCATCTAGTGTTACAATCTCCCAGGTGTACCCACCGTCACCATAATCTCTAAGTTCTAAATTTAACTTGTCGCCTTTCTTCAAAAACAAGGTAGCATCATTATCTTCTGCAGTGATAAACTTTGTAGTGTGGTTTTCATCAGTTGTTTTCGCTTTCAGTATAGATACTACGCTTATCGCAGTTGTCACTATTATTACTGCGCTTATCACCAGCCCAAACATGTAGATTACCTTATTTTTTTGAC encodes the following:
- a CDS encoding protease inhibitor I42 family protein, whose protein sequence is MSDEICQKNKVIYMFGLVISAVIIVTTAISVVSILKAKTTDENHTTKFITAEDNDATLFLKKGDKLNLELRDYGDGGYTWEIVTLDETVLSLTERYDSQPSGMLGDFGNDIWVFTAEKTGSTTLELECSRSWDKIDVCATFVIEVEVQ